In the genome of Prevotella sp. HUN102, one region contains:
- a CDS encoding YggS family pyridoxal phosphate-dependent enzyme: MFDVAKSLHDVMANIPDGVRLIAVSKFHPNEYLEVAYAEGQRVFGESHEQELSQKAKTLPKDIEWHFIGHLQTNKVKYIAPYISMIEAVDSVKLMREINKQALKNERVINVLLELHIAEEESKYGFKLDECREFLASGEWREMKGVHISGIMMMASNTDDEQQIRKEMMTASDFFDEIKATYFADDDDFRERSWGMSDDYPIAIECNSTMVRVGTAIFGPRIY; the protein is encoded by the coding sequence ATGTTTGATGTAGCCAAGAGTTTGCACGATGTGATGGCAAACATTCCTGACGGCGTGAGATTGATAGCCGTCAGTAAGTTTCATCCCAACGAATATCTGGAAGTCGCTTACGCCGAAGGGCAGCGCGTGTTCGGCGAAAGCCACGAACAGGAGCTTTCGCAGAAGGCGAAAACCCTGCCGAAAGACATTGAATGGCATTTTATCGGGCATCTGCAAACGAACAAGGTAAAGTACATAGCACCTTATATCTCGATGATAGAGGCTGTTGATTCTGTGAAACTGATGAGGGAAATCAACAAGCAAGCCCTGAAGAACGAAAGAGTTATCAATGTTCTGCTCGAACTGCACATTGCCGAAGAGGAATCAAAGTACGGCTTCAAGCTCGATGAATGCCGGGAATTTCTGGCATCGGGCGAATGGCGGGAAATGAAAGGCGTGCATATCTCGGGCATTATGATGATGGCTTCCAACACGGACGACGAGCAGCAGATTCGTAAAGAGATGATGACGGCATCTGATTTCTTTGACGAAATCAAGGCAACGTATTTTGCCGATGACGACGATTTCAGGGAACGCTCTTGGGGAATGAGCGACGATTACCCGATAGCCATCGAATGCAACTCCACGATGGTAAGAGTGGGTACGGCCATTTTCGGCCCACGCATATATTGA
- a CDS encoding DUF4494 domain-containing protein, with product MRSKTSKWFETKVRYDKTMEDGQNKKVTEAYTVEALSFSEAESAITEEMSHYISGEFDVKAITPAVYGEIFFSDGDMDDKWYKARLSFIMIDEKTEKEKRSYITYLVQANSVNGAVKHVDEVMGQTMIDYAIVSIADTKIMDVFEHRSASKAADAKPEYEG from the coding sequence ATGAGAAGTAAGACAAGCAAGTGGTTCGAGACCAAGGTGCGCTACGACAAGACGATGGAAGATGGTCAGAACAAGAAGGTTACAGAGGCTTACACCGTGGAGGCGTTGAGCTTTTCCGAGGCAGAAAGTGCCATAACGGAGGAAATGTCGCACTATATAAGCGGCGAGTTCGACGTGAAGGCAATCACGCCTGCCGTGTATGGGGAAATCTTCTTCAGCGACGGCGATATGGACGACAAGTGGTACAAGGCAAGACTCTCTTTTATCATGATTGACGAAAAGACGGAAAAGGAGAAACGTTCCTACATTACCTATCTCGTTCAGGCAAACTCGGTAAACGGTGCCGTGAAGCACGTGGACGAAGTGATGGGACAGACGATGATAGACTACGCCATCGTGTCAATCGCCGACACAAAGATAATGGACGTTTTCGAGCACCGTTCGGCTTCCAAGGCTGCCGATGCAAAGCCTGAATACGAAGGGTAA
- a CDS encoding pyridoxal phosphate-dependent aminotransferase encodes MPEISVRGLQMSESPIRKLTPLAEDAKKRGVKVYHLNIGQPDLPTPQCGRDALKNINGTVMEYSPSQGYASYRGKLCGFYKKSDISLDADDIIITAGGSEAVLFAFMACLNPGDEVILPEPAYANYMTFAISAGATVRPIPTSIEEGFALPKVEKFEELINERTKAIMICNPNNPTGYLYTHKEMEQIRDIVKKYDLYLISDEVYREYNYTGLPYISAMHLEGIEQNTIMIDSVSKRYSECGIRIGALITKNEEVRKTVMKFCQARLSPPLIGQIVAEASLDAPEEYYREVYDEYVERRKCLIDGLNNIPGVYSPVPMGAFYTVAKLPVDNADKFCRWCLTDFQYEGETVMIAPASGFYITPGAGIDQVRIAYVLKREELQRALTVLQKALEQYPGRKISE; translated from the coding sequence ATGCCGGAAATATCAGTTCGAGGACTTCAAATGTCTGAATCACCTATCAGAAAACTGACACCGTTGGCCGAAGATGCAAAGAAACGGGGCGTCAAAGTTTATCATTTAAATATCGGACAGCCAGATCTGCCAACTCCACAGTGTGGACGCGATGCGCTGAAGAATATCAACGGAACCGTTATGGAGTATTCTCCGTCGCAGGGCTATGCTTCCTATCGCGGGAAACTTTGTGGATTCTACAAGAAATCCGACATCAGTCTTGATGCAGACGACATCATCATCACGGCAGGTGGTTCGGAAGCCGTGCTGTTTGCATTTATGGCTTGCCTGAATCCGGGCGACGAAGTCATCCTGCCCGAGCCTGCCTATGCCAACTATATGACTTTCGCCATTTCCGCCGGTGCGACAGTCAGACCTATCCCCACTTCCATCGAAGAGGGATTTGCATTGCCGAAGGTTGAGAAGTTTGAAGAACTGATAAACGAGCGCACAAAGGCCATTATGATATGCAACCCTAACAATCCGACGGGTTATCTCTACACGCATAAGGAAATGGAGCAGATAAGAGACATTGTGAAGAAGTACGACCTCTATCTGATTTCGGATGAGGTGTATCGTGAATACAATTACACCGGTCTGCCATATATATCGGCTATGCACCTCGAAGGAATCGAGCAGAACACGATTATGATAGATTCCGTTTCCAAGCGTTACAGCGAGTGCGGCATACGCATCGGTGCGCTTATCACTAAGAATGAGGAAGTCAGGAAGACGGTAATGAAGTTCTGTCAGGCGCGTCTTTCTCCTCCATTGATCGGTCAGATAGTTGCCGAAGCCAGTCTGGATGCGCCCGAGGAATACTACCGAGAGGTGTATGATGAGTATGTGGAGCGCAGAAAATGCCTCATTGACGGACTGAACAACATTCCGGGAGTCTATTCTCCTGTTCCGATGGGTGCATTCTATACGGTGGCGAAACTTCCGGTAGACAATGCCGACAAGTTCTGCCGATGGTGTCTGACCGACTTTCAATACGAAGGCGAAACTGTAATGATCGCTCCCGCATCGGGATTCTACATCACTCCGGGCGCAGGCATCGACCAAGTGCGCATTGCCTACGTGCTCAAACGTGAGGAATTGCAGCGTGCCCTGACCGTTCTTCAAAAGGCTTTGGAGCAGTATCCCGGCAGAAAAATAAGCGAATAA
- a CDS encoding FtsX-like permease family protein, which produces MNFPLFIARKINDSGDKTRKVSKPAIRIATFGVAIGLAVMIVSVCVVLGFKHSVRNKVIGFGSHITVADFMTLQSSEQYPIQITDSVRNALAKVKGVKHVQRFAYTQGILKTDDDFLGMVLKGVGPEFDSTFIHQNMLEGSIPVFSDSANQQKIVISKTIADKLNLKLGQSIFAYFVNKDGVRTRKFTINGIYETNMKHFDSQICFTDLYTTNKLNGWAADQYSGAELQVNDFEKLDETALNVLKSVKNKTDDYEGTYSADTVIEQYPQIFSWLDLMDLNVWMILALMVAVAGVTMISGLLIIILERTQMIGLLKAMGAKNRQIRSIFLWFATFIIGKGLLWGNIVGIGIILIQKYFGLIELNPQTYYVSTVPVEINIPLILALNIATLLICVFVLIAPSFLISHIHPAKSMHYE; this is translated from the coding sequence ATGAACTTTCCATTATTTATAGCGAGAAAGATAAACGACAGCGGGGATAAGACCAGAAAGGTTTCCAAGCCTGCCATCCGAATTGCCACTTTCGGCGTGGCTATTGGTCTTGCCGTTATGATAGTGTCGGTTTGCGTGGTATTGGGATTCAAACACTCCGTGCGCAACAAGGTAATAGGGTTCGGAAGCCATATTACCGTTGCCGACTTTATGACTTTGCAGAGTTCCGAACAATATCCTATTCAGATTACGGACAGCGTGAGGAACGCATTGGCAAAGGTAAAAGGTGTGAAGCACGTGCAGAGATTCGCCTACACACAGGGCATATTGAAAACCGATGACGACTTTCTTGGTATGGTATTGAAAGGTGTCGGACCTGAGTTCGACTCCACTTTCATTCATCAGAATATGCTGGAAGGCAGTATTCCCGTCTTTTCAGACAGTGCCAATCAGCAGAAGATTGTCATATCGAAGACCATTGCCGACAAGCTGAATCTGAAACTGGGGCAGAGCATCTTCGCCTATTTTGTGAATAAAGATGGGGTGCGCACGCGTAAATTCACAATCAACGGAATTTACGAAACGAATATGAAGCATTTCGACTCGCAGATCTGCTTTACCGATTTATACACAACGAACAAGCTAAACGGCTGGGCTGCCGATCAATATTCGGGGGCAGAATTGCAGGTGAACGACTTTGAGAAGCTCGACGAAACGGCACTGAATGTCTTGAAAAGCGTGAAGAATAAGACAGACGACTACGAAGGTACTTATTCTGCCGATACTGTCATCGAACAGTATCCACAGATATTTTCTTGGCTCGACCTGATGGATCTTAACGTTTGGATGATTCTCGCCCTGATGGTGGCAGTTGCCGGCGTAACGATGATTTCCGGTCTTCTCATTATCATACTGGAGCGCACGCAGATGATTGGTTTACTCAAAGCAATGGGCGCAAAGAACAGACAGATAAGAAGTATATTCCTCTGGTTTGCCACCTTTATCATCGGCAAGGGACTGCTGTGGGGCAACATTGTTGGAATAGGAATCATATTAATCCAGAAGTATTTCGGACTGATTGAGCTGAATCCACAGACCTATTATGTGAGTACGGTACCCGTGGAAATCAACATTCCCCTGATCTTAGCCCTGAACATAGCCACATTATTAATATGTGTGTTCGTGCTCATCGCACCGAGTTTCCTCATAAGTCATATTCATCCTGCCAAATCAATGCACTACGAATAG
- a CDS encoding AMP-binding protein, with product MDSIPSFNSYIENSIKDNWEKDALTDYHGATLQYHDVARKIEKLHILFEYSGLKKGDKVGLCGRNSSMWAVCYLATLTYGAVAVPIQNEFTPEQVYNIVNHSESRLLFVGDVVAPTLDAAQMPNLEGIIYIPDLSLVMSRSEQLTYARENLNAIFGQKFPKYFHKEHVSYHIDCAEELALINYTSGTTGFSKGVMIPYRALWSNLDWANSEFGVHIPKHSNILCTLPMAHMYGMTCEFIFNICFGNHLFFLTRLPSPTLISEACSEVKPAMVVAVPLVVDKIIRKKIFPQIDNRATSMLLKMPVINKKIKEKIRNLVMEAFGGNAYQVMTGGAALNKEIEDFLTSIDFPVNAGYGTTETAPMITYSDQSDFVGGSCGTIVKHMEMKILSSDPKTIPGEIIARGLNVMQGYFKNEEATKAVLDSDGWYHTGDLATMDETGHVFIRGRIKNMLLGANGQNIYPEEIEDKLNSMAMVSESLIIQNGDKLIGLVVPDMEEASSMGFSEEDLQSIMEENRNALNQILPTFCKISTIRIQQEEFKKTPKKSIKRYLYQNAEV from the coding sequence ATGGATTCAATACCAAGTTTCAACTCATACATAGAGAACAGTATCAAGGATAACTGGGAAAAGGACGCCTTGACAGACTATCACGGGGCGACACTCCAGTACCACGACGTGGCAAGAAAGATTGAAAAACTGCATATCCTTTTTGAATACAGTGGGCTAAAGAAAGGAGACAAAGTGGGATTGTGCGGACGAAACTCCTCAATGTGGGCAGTCTGCTATCTGGCAACCCTTACATACGGAGCTGTGGCTGTGCCGATTCAGAACGAATTTACGCCCGAACAAGTCTACAACATCGTAAATCATTCCGAATCAAGACTTCTTTTCGTCGGCGACGTCGTTGCTCCAACGTTGGATGCAGCGCAAATGCCCAATCTTGAAGGCATCATTTATATCCCGGACTTGTCGTTGGTAATGTCAAGGTCGGAACAACTAACGTATGCACGTGAGAATCTGAACGCCATCTTCGGACAGAAATTCCCTAAATATTTCCACAAGGAGCACGTAAGCTACCATATTGACTGTGCGGAAGAACTGGCTCTGATCAACTATACCAGCGGAACAACCGGCTTTTCAAAAGGCGTAATGATTCCTTATCGTGCGTTATGGAGCAACTTGGATTGGGCAAACAGCGAGTTCGGCGTGCATATTCCGAAGCACTCCAACATCCTTTGCACGTTGCCGATGGCTCATATGTACGGTATGACGTGCGAGTTCATCTTCAACATCTGCTTCGGAAACCATCTCTTCTTCCTCACAAGGCTGCCCAGTCCAACGCTGATTTCAGAGGCTTGCAGCGAAGTAAAGCCGGCAATGGTCGTTGCAGTTCCGTTGGTTGTAGACAAGATTATACGCAAAAAGATATTTCCACAGATTGACAACAGAGCCACTTCAATGCTGTTGAAAATGCCCGTTATCAACAAGAAAATCAAGGAAAAGATCCGCAACCTTGTAATGGAGGCATTCGGAGGAAACGCCTATCAGGTAATGACCGGTGGTGCGGCGTTGAACAAGGAAATTGAAGATTTCCTCACAAGCATTGATTTTCCCGTGAATGCGGGCTATGGAACAACGGAAACTGCTCCGATGATCACATACAGCGACCAGTCGGATTTCGTGGGAGGTTCGTGCGGCACCATCGTAAAGCACATGGAAATGAAGATTCTCAGTTCCGACCCAAAGACCATTCCGGGCGAAATCATCGCACGAGGATTAAACGTAATGCAGGGCTATTTCAAGAACGAAGAAGCCACAAAAGCCGTGCTCGACAGCGACGGATGGTATCATACGGGCGACCTTGCCACAATGGATGAAACCGGACACGTATTCATCCGAGGCAGAATAAAGAATATGCTGCTCGGCGCAAACGGGCAGAATATCTACCCGGAAGAAATAGAAGACAAGCTCAACTCAATGGCAATGGTCAGCGAAAGCCTGATAATCCAAAACGGCGACAAGCTGATCGGACTTGTAGTACCCGATATGGAGGAAGCATCCTCAATGGGTTTCAGCGAGGAAGACCTGCAAAGCATTATGGAAGAAAACCGTAATGCCCTCAACCAAATCCTCCCGACATTCTGCAAGATATCGACTATCAGAATCCAACAAGAGGAATTCAAGAAAACTCCCAAGAAGAGTATCAAGCGTTATTTATATCAGAACGCAGAAGTATAA
- a CDS encoding AMP-binding protein gives MEKIPSFNEMIEKSIISHWDLDALTDYKGKTLQYHDVARKIEKIHIMFEASGVVKGDKIAICGRNSSMWAVAFLATLTYGAIAVPILHEFTPDQVHNIVNHSDSKILFVGDVVATEVDATKMPGLEGIIYLPDLSLVISRTEKLTYAREHLNEMFGKKYPKYFRQEHVHYYREQSPDELALINYTSGTTGRSKGVMIPYRAMWSNADFAIHVLGKQIKAGDNVISILPMAHMYGMAFEFIFEFIHGVHIFFLTRMPSPAIIAQALAEVKPCIMIAVPLVIEKIIRKRVFPKIQNNKMKLLLNMPMINKKVKEKIREQVYQAFGGNLYEVIIGGAALNKEIEAFLKDIEFPFTVGYGATECAPIICYSDWKTFAEGSCGRAALHQKVRIDSSDPENIAGEILTKGPNVLLGYYKNEEDTARAIDKDNWFHTGDLGTMDAEGNVFIRGRSKNMLLGSNGQNIYPEEIEDKLSSLPLVAECLVIQREEKLVALVYPDHEEAKNLGLSDNDIRNIMNENKTQLNAATPAYCNVSDLEILDEEFQKTPKKSIKRYLYK, from the coding sequence ATGGAAAAAATACCAAGTTTTAATGAAATGATAGAAAAGAGCATTATTTCCCATTGGGATTTGGACGCTCTTACAGACTATAAAGGAAAGACCCTTCAGTATCACGATGTGGCTCGAAAGATTGAGAAAATCCACATTATGTTTGAAGCAAGCGGTGTAGTGAAAGGCGACAAAATAGCTATTTGTGGCAGAAATTCATCTATGTGGGCTGTTGCATTCCTTGCAACACTCACATACGGAGCGATTGCAGTCCCCATTCTGCACGAATTTACACCCGATCAGGTACACAACATTGTGAACCATTCCGACTCAAAGATTCTCTTTGTGGGCGACGTTGTGGCAACAGAAGTCGATGCAACAAAGATGCCGGGACTCGAAGGCATTATCTATCTGCCCGACCTCTCGCTCGTTATCAGCCGAACAGAGAAGCTCACATACGCCCGCGAACATCTGAACGAGATGTTCGGTAAGAAATATCCGAAATATTTCCGACAGGAACACGTTCACTACTACCGTGAACAAAGTCCCGACGAACTGGCACTTATCAACTACACAAGCGGCACTACCGGCCGTTCAAAGGGCGTTATGATTCCCTACCGTGCAATGTGGAGCAATGCAGACTTCGCCATCCACGTGCTCGGAAAGCAAATCAAGGCAGGCGACAACGTAATCAGCATCCTGCCGATGGCGCACATGTACGGAATGGCCTTCGAGTTTATCTTTGAATTCATCCACGGAGTACATATATTCTTCCTTACCCGTATGCCGTCGCCGGCCATCATTGCTCAGGCACTTGCCGAAGTGAAGCCCTGCATAATGATTGCCGTGCCGCTCGTTATCGAGAAAATCATCCGCAAGCGCGTGTTCCCAAAGATTCAGAACAACAAGATGAAGCTCCTCCTCAATATGCCGATGATCAACAAGAAGGTAAAGGAGAAGATTCGCGAACAGGTGTATCAGGCGTTCGGAGGCAATCTTTACGAGGTAATCATTGGCGGAGCCGCGCTCAACAAAGAAATTGAAGCCTTCCTGAAAGACATCGAATTTCCATTTACCGTTGGCTACGGAGCCACGGAATGTGCGCCGATTATCTGTTACAGCGACTGGAAGACATTCGCAGAAGGCTCTTGCGGCAGGGCGGCACTCCATCAGAAAGTGCGTATCGACAGCTCCGATCCGGAGAACATTGCCGGAGAAATCCTCACAAAAGGCCCCAACGTGCTTCTCGGCTACTACAAGAATGAGGAGGACACAGCGCGCGCCATCGACAAGGATAACTGGTTCCATACCGGCGACCTCGGCACGATGGACGCTGAAGGAAACGTATTTATCCGTGGACGCTCAAAGAATATGCTCTTGGGAAGCAACGGACAGAACATCTACCCTGAAGAGATAGAAGACAAGTTGAGTTCGCTCCCACTCGTTGCAGAGTGTCTCGTGATTCAGCGTGAGGAAAAACTCGTCGCACTGGTCTATCCCGACCACGAGGAAGCCAAGAACTTGGGATTGAGTGATAATGATATCAGAAACATTATGAACGAGAACAAGACGCAGCTCAATGCCGCTACCCCAGCCTACTGTAATGTTTCGGATTTGGAAATACTCGACGAAGAGTTCCAAAAGACTCCAAAGAAGTCTATCAAACGATACCTATACAAGTAG